The Euphorbia lathyris chromosome 3, ddEupLath1.1, whole genome shotgun sequence genome contains a region encoding:
- the LOC136223351 gene encoding uncharacterized protein, which produces MAVEEILAILVELIKNPITVYVVSPIKRQLSYAFKCDSKIQSLHDEVVQLKNKKDRLEKSVAEASRNGEEIYENVTGWLSSVENDIEEAEKLIQGKEEAEKSFVGVCPNLKTRYQLSKKADKKSLAIDVLVRDAEGFGPISFRPALEQIIEPSVYNREALPSRMLILNQIMDALEDPNLNMIGVYGMGGVGKTTLAKEVQAKAVEDKLFGTVVMVAVSQTPELRRIQGEIADFLGLKFDMEEVPGRASQLYQRLKKSKVLIILDDLWQKLELNAVGIPFGDSGEGCKLLLTSRSMDVLCSEMGTQKEFSLGVLGEEEAWSLFQTIAAKSKEPQLHAIAAEVAKKCAGLPLLIIIVAKELQNKELYAWVDMQKKLSGFGNEDIHRRVHKVLESSFENLRGEEVKSLFLLCSLLSESNIQIHCLLIYSMGLGLFKQIFTIEEARNRLLTLIDKLKAECLLLDGDMDGFVKMHDVVRDAAISIASRLQNVFVGAGQVRLRDWPDQNCTRISLPYCNICELPTHLECPDADLFLLFTEDLCLEIPDSFFKGIRKLKVVAFTGMRLVSLPSSLGLLTNLSTLSLRRCRLDNVAIIGELKQLELLSFAGSKIGELPREIGQLTQLKLLDLRSCSRLQVIPANVLSKLCLLEELYMVRSFDRWDTKGNVSLVELENLSHLSTLEIQIVNPKLIPKGCKFFDGLPLRSYKISVGDGWNWDWKYETSRMLKLKLELGIHLMDGIEVLLRGSEDVYLDEVRGIDLDWEGFPQLKHLHIQNDSDNIKYLAKSTRPASCHAFAILESLSLKNLKRLEKICNGQLGMGSFGELQVLKISNCDKLTNVFSFSSATCLPKLQKMEVYYCANMEAIVGEGSEVIEFRQLSSLKLKYLPHLKGFCGRKERTEETMLLFNEMVSFPNLTTLEIHGCKRLKYIFTTSTAKCLVQLKSLEIWSCVLVEEIILTTKFEEIEESIDKIVFPKLNYLKLGNLPNLKRFGCGYPTEFSLLSELKIEKCVAMENFVSEFPGRSNNNGSDEYLFNEMVTFSKLEIMNVDEMGGFRYLWNEQFIADDSFSKLKSLRITNCSKLSVVFPSNVCRRFQRLEELFLDSCGDVEEIYQYEEKNIPVQTFSLRDLEIRNLQSLKHIWSKDVIGACTFGNLQLIDVSYCEDLKYVFPASIAFGLLQLQGLRISKCGVEMIISKVKTEELKGAPFKFPQLTILHLVDLNEMRSLYEGSHTLEWPKLKSLEVCGCPEIMKFGSKISSYHREDNKGECNLPIPQSSLFVEKFIPNLEELKIDDRGFKAIHESGVFPSKLKKVTVISLEEESVPFLFGFLKRLYSLEMLVFEYGHLEEISLLDDERTVGGEEHPLGLKHLELRCLLQLKHITKKDSKLNSILQYLQTLHVDCCYRLKDITLSSTSSFQNLTTLYVRACHNMTKLVTASTAKTMVQLIQMKVEYCKIIEEIVADDGDCREHDAIIFNKLKCLELINLNRVNSFCSGTHHMNFPLLEQVTVKSCSRMKIFCGGVLSTPKLREVQFNDEKQWEGDLNTTIAYQLKDWVGGHFEEGRLFQNVGSLEVVKDAFFSKAILANQLQFLNRLITITVRDCDSLQVVFDLEGLSTEDGHVGMLPKLNELNLINLPMLNRLCNKPCTGILDFNKLQVLKIENCGKLSYAFTWSMASCLFQLRKIELKNCEIMETMIKREESEDAAKVILRSLDSVVLQCLPKFSSFYSGTGDLECPSLEKLSIGECSSIKAFISRLPRQDREVLNIHFSHKAFPNLKELSVDMKSITAILQFELPIDFFSAVKKLVLPYCSFTSTRSHAPLLHFLSRLPNLVELEVCDSSFRELFKFEGLCSRLEEALKLPQIRDLKLQCLDDLKLIWWLNSSLFQSIKTVEIRNCGNLIGLAASSTSFENLTTLKVYECNQLMNLLTSAVAKSMLQLERLSVEYCDMLTEIVGDGNDGTTDEIVFVKIKTLELTNLQSLESFSLGSYTLRFPCLENVFLYRCPNLRSFCPGIINAPMLENVNYGPAYERKYYWEGDLNATVQQLYMKMIGIKSLEAIKLSKFPMLKEKWGDQFPFKYFRTLKRLVVNDCALFSNAISSHLLQHLVWLKVLTVEKCELVEQVFHLEVLNGAKPMKNLNQLQLIDLPRLRHVWSKDPQRILSFKNLQLLKVHNCDNLIYIFNLSMALSLPKLEHVEVKKCSLVEHIIMKAEEETMLELQTILPSLQSINLQHLTNLSSFYSASENSWNVHL; this is translated from the exons ATGGCAGTGGAAGAAATTCTTGCCATTTTGGTTGAGTTGATTAAAAATCCCATCACAGTATACGTTGTTTCCCCTATCAAACGACAGCTTAGCTATGCTTTCAAGTGTGACAGCAAGATCCAGAGTCTCCATGATGAGGTTGTGCAGTTGAAGAATAAGAAAGACAGGTTGGAGAAGTCTGTTGCTGAAGCTAGTAGAAATGGGGAAGAGATCTATGAGAATGTTACCGGGTGGCTGAGCTCTGTGGAAAATGACATTGAAGAGGCTGAGAAACTTATTCAGGGGAAAGAAGAAGCTGAGAAGAGCTTCGTCGGAGTTTGTCCCAATTTGAAGACTCGATATCAGCTGAGTAAGAAAGCAGATAAGAAATCCTTGGCAATCGATGTGCTGGTCCGAGATGCAGAAGGATTTGGTCCGATTTCATTCCGCCCCGCTCTTGAGCAGATAATTGAGCCTTCTGTGTATAACCGTGAAGCCTTGCCATCAAGGATGCTGATCTTGAACCAAATTATGGATGCGCTGGAAGACCCTAATCTGAATATGATTGGGGTTTATGGTATGGGAGGTGTGGGTAAAACCACACTAGCAAAGGAGGTCCAAGCAAAAGCTGTTGAGGACAAGTTGTTTGGGACTGTGGTTATGGTTGCTGTCTCTCAAACACCAGAGCTAAGAAGGATTCAAGGCGAGATTGCTGATTTCTTAGGATTGAAATTTGACATGGAGGAGGTTCCTGGTCGAGCGAGTCAGCTGTATCAGAGGTTGAAGAAGTCCAAAGTACTCATCATTCTTGATGATCTTTGGCAAAAACTTGAACTCAATGCTGTAGGAATTCCTTTCGGGGATTCAGGTGAAGGTTGCAAACTTTTGCTAACATCAAGGAGTATGGATGTTTTATGCAGTGAGATGGGAACACAGAAAGAATTCTCACTTGGTGTTCTAGGAGAAGAAGAGGCTTGGAGTTTATTTCAAACAATTGCAGCCAAGTCTAAAGAACCACAATTGCATGCTATAGCAGCTGAAGTTGCGAAAAAATGTGCAGGTTTGCCTCTTTTGATTATCATAGTTGCCAAAGAATTGCAAAACAAAGAGTTATATGCATGGGTTGATATGCAAAAGAAGCTATCtggctttgggaatgaggatatACATAGAAGAGTACACAAAGTTCTCGAGTCAAGCTTCGAGAATCTGCGTGGGGAGGAAGTCAAGTCATTATTCTTGCTTTGTTCTTTGTTATCAGAGTCTAATATTCAGATCCATTGCTTGCTGATTTACAGTATGGGTCTGGGTTTATTTAAGCAAATATTTACCATTGAAGAAGCAAGGAATAGATTGCTTACTTTGATTGATAAACTCAAAGCCGAGTGTTTATTGCTGGACGGTGACATGGATGGATTTGTGAAAATGCATGATGTGGTTCGTGATGCTGCTATCTCAATTGCATCTAGGTTGCAGAATGTTTTTGTAGGTGCTGGTCAAGTTAGATTGAGAGACTGGCCGGACCAGAACTGCACCAGAATTTCGCTCCCATACTGCAATATCTGTGAGCTTCCGACACACCTAGAATGTCCAGATGCAGATTTATTTTTGCTGTTCACTGAAGATCTTTGTCTTGAAATCCCTGATTCATTTTTTAAAGGGATTAGAAAACTGAAGGTTGTGGCTTTTACCGGCATGCGTTTGGTGTCTCTTCCTTCATCACTTGGCTTACTTACAAACCTTAGTACATTGAGTTTGCGTAGATGCCGGTTGGATAACGTAGCTATAATTGGAGAGCTGAAGCAACTAGAGTTGCTTAGTTTTGCTGGCTCGAAGATTGGTGAATTGCCTAGAGAAATAGGGCAATTGACTCAACTCAAGCTATTAGATTTGAGAAGTTGCTCTAGACTCCAAGTAATTCCAGCAAATGTCTTGTCCAAACTTTGTTTATTAGAAGAATTGTACATGGTTAGAAGTTTTGATCGATGGGATACCAAAGGTAATGTGAGCCTTGTGGAGTTGGAAAATTTATCTCATCTATCAACTTTGGAAATACAAATTGTTAATCCCAAGTTGATTCCAAAAGGCTGTAAGTTCTTTGATGGGTTGCCATTGCGAAGTTATAAAATATCTGTCGGCGATGGATGGAATTGGGATTGGAAATATGAAACGTCGAGGATGCTAAAGCTAAAGCTGGAACTCGGTATTCATTTGATGGATGGGATTGAAGTGTTGTTGAGAGGGAGTGAAGATGTATATTTAGATGAAGTGAGGGGAATTGATCTCGATTGGGAAGGCTTTCCACAATTGAAGCATTTGCACATTCAGAATGATTCAGACAATATTAAATATCTGGCCAAATCAACAAGGCCGGCTTCTTGTCACGCGTTTGCAATCTTGGAATCATTGAGTTTGAAAAATTTAAAGAGGTTGGAGAAGATTTGTAATGGTCAACTTGGAATGGGGTCTTTTGGGGAACTACAAGTCTTAAAGATCAGTAACTGTGATAAATTGACAAATGTTTTCTCATTTTCATCTGCAACATGTTTGCCGAAACTTCAAAAAATGGAGGTGTATTATTGTGCTAACATGGAAGCTATAGTTGGTGAAGGAAGTGAAGTGATTGAGTTTAGACAATTGAGTTCATTGAAGTTGAAGTATCTACCACATCTCAAAGGCTTTTGCGGAAGAAAAGAGAGAACTGAAGAAACGATGCTTCTTTTCAATGAAATG GTATCTTTCCCTAATTTAACAACCTTGGAGATACATGGATGTAAGAGGTTGAAGTATATATTTACAACTTCAACAGCGAAATGTCTTGTGCAACTAAAAAGTCTTGAGATATGGAGTTGTGTGTTAGTAGAGGAGATAATCCTGACTACGAAATTTGAAGAAATAGAGGAGAGCATTGATAAGATTGTGTTTCCTAAACTGAACTATCTTAAACTTGGTAACCTTCCAAATTTAAAAAGGTTCGGCTGTGGATATCCAACCGAATTTTCGTTGCTTAgtgaattgaaaattgaaaaatgcGTTGCAATGGAGAACTTCGTGTCCGAATTTCCGGGAAGAAGCAACAACAATGGGAGTGATGAATACCTCTTCAATGAAATg GTTACTTTTTCCAAGCTGGAGATAATGAATGTGGATGAAATGGGTGGCTTTCGATATTTATGGAACGAGCAATTCATAGCTGATGATTCATTCtccaaattaaaatcattgcgTATTACAAATTGTTCAAAGTTATCAGTTGTTTTCCCTTCAAATGTTTGTAGAAGATTCCAGAGATTAGAGGAACTTTTTCTAGATTCTTGTGGTGATGTTGAAGAGATATATCAgtatgaagaaaaaaatataccaGTACAAACATTTTCCCTACGAGATTTAGAGATACGGAATCTACAGTCATTGAAGCATATTTGGAGTAAGGATGTAATTGGAGCTTGCACTTTTGGAAATCTGCAGTTAATTGATGTTTCTTATTGTGAGGATCTGAAATATGTATTTCCAGCATCTATAGCTTTTGGTCTTCTCCAACTTCAAGGACTTCGTATAAGTAAATGTGGTGTGGAAATGATTATTTCAAAGGTAAAAACTGAAGAATTAAAAGGCGCTCCTTTTAAGTTTCCTCAATTGACAATCCTTCATCTTGTGGATTTAAACGAAATGAGGAGTTTGTATGAAGGATCTCATACTCTTGAATGGCCAAAGTTGAAAAGTTTAGAAGTCTGTGGGTGTCCTGAAATTATGAAATTTGGATCCAAAATCTCTAGTTATCACAGAGAAGATAATAAGGGGGAATGCAACCTTCCTATTCCACAATCATCGCTTTTTGTTGAAAAG TTTATTCCCAACTTGGAGGAATTAAAAATAGATGACCGAGGCTTCAAGGCAATACATGAGAGTGGCGTGTTTCCATCCAAACTGAAAAAAGTTACTGTGATATCTTTAGAAGAAGAATCCGTTCCTTTTCTATTTGGTTTTCTTAAACGACTCTACTCTCTGGAAATGCTTGTCTTTGAATATGGTCATTTGGAAGAGATATCCTTATTAGATGATGAAAGAACAGTTGGAGGGGAAGAACATCCTTTAGGACTGAAGCACTTGGAGTTAAGGTGTTTGCTACAATTGAAGCATATAACAAAGAAAGACTCAAAACTCAATTCCATTCTTCAATATCTTCAGACTTTACATGTTGATTGTTGTTATCGTCTCAAGGATATAACACTCTCCTCAACTTCTTCTTTTCAAAATCTAACTACTCTGTATGTTCGTGCTTGTCACAATATGACAAAATTGGTAACAGCATCAACAGCCAAAACTATGGTGCAACTCATACAAATGAAAGTTGAATATTGCAAAATAATAGAAGAAATTGTTGCAGATGATGGAGATTGCAGAGAGCATGATGCGATTATTTTCAATAAGCTGAAATGTTTGGaacttattaatttaaatagagTCAACAGCTTTTGCTCTGGCACTCACCACATGAATTTCCCATTGTTAGAACAAGTAACTGTGAAGAGCTGCTCAAGAATGAAGATATTCTGCGGCGGAGTCTTAAGCACCCCAAAGTTACGGGAAGTACAGTTTAATGATGAGAAACAGTGGGAAGGAGATCTTAATACCACAATAGCATATCAATTAAAAGATTGG GTTGGTGGACATTTTGAAGAAGGGAGACTCTTCCAAAATGTAGGATCGCTCGAAGTAGTGAAAGATGCATTTTTCTCGAAAGCTATACTAGCCAATCAACTGCAGTTCTTGAACAGGTTGATAACGATTACTGTAAGAGACTGTGACTCACTGCAAGTAGTTTTTGACTTGGAAGGGCTATCTACTGAAGATGGACATGTTGGAATGCTGCcaaaattaaatgaattaaacttGATTAATCTACCAATGTTGAACCGATTATGCAACAAGCCTTGTACGGGCATTTTAGACTTCAACAAACTGCAAGTGCTGAAAATAGAGAATTGTGGCAAGTTGTCATATGCATTTACTTGGTCCATGGCATCATGCCTCTTTCAACTCCGAAAGATAGAACTGAAAAATTGTGAGATTATGGAAACAATGATAAAGAGAGAAGAATCTGAGGATGCAGCTAAGGTGATACTTCGTTCACTAGACTCTGTTGTTTTGCAATGTTTGCCGAAGTTCTCAAGTTTTTATTCCGGAACTGGAGATTTGGAATGTCCATCATTGGAAAAGCTTAGCATAGGAGAGTGTTCAAGTATCAAAGCATTCATTTCAAGATTGCCAAGGCAAGATAGAGAAGTACTCAATATTCATTTCAGTCACAAG GCATTTCCCAATTTGAAAGAGTTGTCAGTAGACATGAAGTCTATCACAGCAATTCTGCAATTTGAATTGCCCATTGACTTCTTTTCAGCAGTAAAAAAACTTGTGTTGCCATATTGCTCTTTCACAAGTACAAGATCACATGCTCCTCTGCTTCATTTCCTTTCAAGATTACCCAATCTTGTTGAACTTGAGGTTTGTGATTCTTCTTTTAGAGAGCTATTTAAATTCGAAGGACTCTGTAGTAGGTTAGAAGAAGCCTTGAAACTACCACAAATAAGAGATTTAAAGCTACAATGTCTTGATGATTTGAAGCTCATATGGTGGCTGAATTCCTCATTATTTCAATCAATTAAGACTGTTGAAATAAGAAACTGTGGAAATTTGATTGGTTTGGCAGCATCCTCTACGTCATTCGAAAATCTGACAACTCTTAAAGTATATGAATGCAATCAATTGATGAATTTATTAACATCAGCGGTAGCAAAAAGTATGCTGCAACTTGAGAGGTTAAGTGTCGAATATTGTGACATGTTGACGGAAATAGTAGGAGATGGAAATGATGGAACAACAGACGAGATTGTTTTCGTGAAAATTAAAACATTGGAGCTTACTAATTTGCAAAGCCTGGAAAGCTTCTCCTTAGGAAGCTACACTTTGAGATTCCCATGTTTGGAAAATGTTTTCTTGTATAGATGTCCCAATTTGAGAAGTTTCTGTCCTGGAATCATTAATGCACCGATGCTAGAGAATGTAAACTATGGTCCTGCTTATGAACGGAAGTATTATTGGGAAGGTGATCTTAATGCCACGGTTCAACAGTTGTACATGAAAATG ATTGGAATTAAAAGTCTTGAAGCTATCAAACTCTCCAAATTTCCTATGCTGAAAGAAAAATGGGGTGACCAATTTCCATTCAAGTACTTTCGTACATTAAAAAGGTTGGTGGTAAATGATTGTGCTCTATTCTCAAATGCCATATCGTCGCATCTGCTTCAACATTTGGTATGGTTGAAAGTGTTGACAGTAGAAAAATGTGAGTTAGTGGAACAAGTGTTTCATTTGGAAGTGTTAAATGGAGCCAAGCCAATGAAGAACTTAAATCAATTGCAGTTAATTGATCTGCCTAGGTTGAGACATGTGTGGAGCAAGGATCCTCAACGAATTTTGAGTTTCAAAAATCTCCAATTGCTTAAAGTTCATAATTGTGACAActtgatttacatatttaatctcTCAATGGCTTTGAGTCTTCCAAAACTTGAGCATGTGGAAGTCAAAAAATGCAGCTTGGTGGAACATATCATTATGAAAGCAGAGGAGGAAACAATGTTGGAACTTCAAACAATACTTCCATCATTGCAGTCCATAAATCTTCAACATTTGACTAACTTGTCAAGTTTTTATTCCGCAAGTGAAAATTCCTGGAATGTCCAtctttga